The following coding sequences lie in one Arachis ipaensis cultivar K30076 chromosome B05, Araip1.1, whole genome shotgun sequence genomic window:
- the LOC107644438 gene encoding probable RNA 3'-terminal phosphate cyclase-like protein, translating into MKTEYKRLKGSQSFRQRLLLATLSSTPIIIDDIRADETWPGLHNHEISLLRLFETVSDDCLVQINETGTKLKYKPGIIMGGTQHRPHDCGVSRSIAYFLEPLILLGLFAKKPLTITLKGITNDFKDPSVDTFKSTALPMLKRFGVPAEGLSLKIESRGVPPNGGGEVVLSLPVVQSLSAVNWTEEGFVKKIRGITFSTKVSAQFENSMIRAARGIFNPLLSDVHIFTDHRSGPQAGNSPGYGISLVAETTTGCLISADTAVSHARHEETAGLEDDSKKDLMPPEDVGRRIANILLGEIAQGGVVDSTHQGLLFLLCALCPQDFSKIRVGKLSQHGIETLRNIRDFLNLKFVIKPDPQTQSVLLKGMGYGMKNLSRKIS; encoded by the exons atgaagacggAGTACAAGAGGCTGAAAGGAAGCCAGAGCTTCAGGCAGCGTCTTCTTCTTGCTACTCTCTCTTCAACTCCCATAATCATTGATGATATTCGTGCCGACGAGACTTGGCCTGGTCTCCACAACCACGAGATCTCCCTCCTCCGCTTGTTTGAGACGGTCTCCGATGATTGCCTCGTCCAAATCAATGAAACCG GCACCAAATTGAAATATAAACCCGGCATTATTATGGGTGGCACACAGCACCGTCCCCACGACTGCGGCGTGTCTCGCTCTATTGCTTATTTCCTGGAGCCGCTCATACTTCTTGGTTTGTTTGCCAAGAAGCCCCTCACCATCACCCTCAAAG GGATCACAAATGATTTTAAGGATCCATCAGTTGATACTTTCAAGTCTACTGCTTTGCCCATGCTAAAGCGCTTTGGGGTCCCTGCTGAAGGCCTGAGTCTTAAAATAGAGAGTCGTGGAGTACCTCCAAATGGTGGTGGAGAAGTTGTTTTGTCTCTTCCTGTTGTTCAGAGTCTATCT GCAGTTAATTGGACTGAAGAGGGATTTGTTAAGAAGATTAGAGGAATCACATTTTCAACCAAAGTGTCTGCTCAGTTTGAAAATAGCATGATTAGAGCTGCCCGTGGAATCTTCAATCCACTACTTTCAGATGTGCACATCTTCACTGACCACCGATCAGGTCCACAGGCCGGAAa TTCACCCGGATATGGGATTTCATTGGTAGCGGAGACTACTACCGGTTGCTTGATATCTGCAGATACAGCcgtttctcatgctaggcatgaAGAAACAGCTGGTCTTGAGGATGATTCAAAAAAAGATTTGATGCCTCCAGAGGATGTTGGTCGCAGAATTGCAAATATTTTGCTTGGGGAGATTGCTCAAGGGGGTGTAGTAGATTCAACACATCAG GGTCTGTTATTTCTTCTATGCGCTCTGTGTCCtcaagatttttcaaagattcgTGTTGGAAAACTTTCCCAGCATGGGATTGAAACTCTCAGAAACATAAGGGATTTCttgaatttgaagtttgttaTAAAACCAGACCCTCAAACACAGTCGGTTTTGCTCAAGGGTATGGGTTATGGCATGAAGAACCTTTCTCGAAAGATCTCTTGA